TCATGATGCCGGCACCTTCGCCCAGGGAAAGCCCCTGCCGGTTTTTGTCGAAGGGCTTGCAATATGCCGTATCGACCGCCTGGAGCGCGTTAAAAGCGGCATACGTCACCCGGGAAAGGGGTTCGGCGCCGCCGGAAACAACGAGGGGGGCTATCCCCTCCCGGATCAGATCCCCGGCATAACCGATGGCGGTTGCACCGGATGAACACGCCGTCATGAATGTGGTTTTAGGTCCCATCAACCCGAAGTTTGATGCGATGTGATCCGCGGAAGAGGCGCAGCAAAAAGAGGAAAATTGCGAATACCGGACGCCATTGCCGCCGCCCTTTAGATATTGGCGATAGGCCGCCTCACCCTCCAGCATGCCCCCGGCCCCGCCGCCGATAACAACGCCGGCGTCCGCCTGCAGCTCCTCTGGGAAAGGAAAAAGCCCCGCATCCCTTAAGGCCTCCAGCGCTGCGGCCATGGCCATGAGGTCCGAGCGCGACATCCGCTTTATTGAGAATTGGCGCGGAAGCATCTTCCCGGGAACAAAGTTCTTGACCTCGCCCCCGGTCCGGGTTCTGAAGTCGGTGGTACTAAAAACCGTTACCGGCCCGATGCCGCATACCCCTTGTCCCAGCGCAGCGCTGAATTCAGGCGCATTCCCGGCAATGGCATTTATGGTTCCCAGCCCGGTGATGACGACTCTTTCTTTTTCCATACGTACTTGTTTCTCGGTATGTTTCAAAGGCCTCGCGTTTTATTAAATTCACTCACGTATTCTGCAATCTATATTTTATGACACCATCTTGAAAAATCCCCCTTGCCCCCTTTGATAAAGGGGGAATTTATGCCCCTTCCTTTTGTAAAGGGAGGCCGGGAGGGATTTTAGAATGTTAAGGTATTTATAAAATAGGGTACTAAGTATCTATAACAAAAAGAAATTTTTTTCGCGTCAGGATAACAAAACCGCATCGAAAGTGTCAAGATCATATCCGTGGGGGCAGCTGCGACATGTCCGGCAATAATAGTTGACAGAAAGTTGTAAAAATATCATCATTCCCTACTATGAATTTAATCGATGTGGATATCGACAATCTCATTCCCCACCGCCGCCCCCTGCGGCTGATCGATGAGATTTTTGATGTGGATAAAGACTCAGCCGTGTCTGCGGCAACCATCAGCCCGCAATGGCCGTTGCTGACAGGCGGCGCGGCAAACCCGATTGTGCTGATCGAGCTAGTGGCCCAAACCGCCGCAGCTCTGGGGGGATTAAACCAAAAGAAAGGGGCCTCCGGCAACAGAGGCTTAATTGTCGGGATTAAATCCGCAAATTTTTTCATTGATGAAATCCCTTTGCACAGCCGGATCATCACCCGGTCGACAACCCGTTTGCTGATTGAAAATTTCAAGGAAATTACAGGCGTCGTGAAAATGGATGACGCCGTTATCGCCGAGATCTCGTTGCAGAGTGTATCATTATGAACAAAGTCAGACGCTATCAGGCCGTCGCCGCCGCGATGGTGCTCTTATCGGCCCGGCTGTGTTTCGGCTGGGCCGATACCTGGGACGGTTTAAAGGCTGCCACCGGCACCATTTCCTCTGTCAGCGCGACATTCGTCCAGGAAAAGCACATGAAAGTTCTAATCCGGCCGCTGATATCCGAGGGCCTTCTTTTTTATCAAACCCCGGATTCGCTGCGCTGGGAATATCAGCGCCCGATTCAGAGCATTCTGATAGCCC
This is a stretch of genomic DNA from Desulfobacterales bacterium. It encodes these proteins:
- a CDS encoding beta-ketoacyl-[acyl-carrier-protein] synthase family protein; the encoded protein is MEKERVVITGLGTINAIAGNAPEFSAALGQGVCGIGPVTVFSTTDFRTRTGGEVKNFVPGKMLPRQFSIKRMSRSDLMAMAAALEALRDAGLFPFPEELQADAGVVIGGGAGGMLEGEAAYRQYLKGGGNGVRYSQFSSFCCASSADHIASNFGLMGPKTTFMTACSSGATAIGYAGDLIREGIAPLVVSGGAEPLSRVTYAAFNALQAVDTAYCKPFDKNRQGLSLGEGAGIMILEALSHAQKRGARIYGELLGYGVSCDSYHMTAPDPQASGAVRCITAALQDSNVSPDRVDAINAHGTATPANDLMETRGIKAVFGKRAYNIPVSATKSMTGHTLGAAGAIEGVASVLGIFGRFVPPTIHLTERDPECDLDYVAEGSREAEADIVLSNSFAFGGNNTAIVLGRYTPKGIVHE